GGTGCGGCGCGGCCGGGCCGGTGCCGAGCAGGCGCGGCTGTACGTGCAGGCAGAGTCTGCCCGGCGCGACCTGGAGCAGCTCGCCGAGCAGCTGCAGGACCAGGCGTCGCACCTGCAGGAGCAGACGGCCGAGCTGGAGGTGCTCAACGAAGAGCTGGCCACCTCCGAGGCCCGCCTGCGCAGCACCATCGACTCGTCGCTCGACGCCATCGTCATGACCGACGACGCGAGCGTCATCATGGAGTGGAACGACCACGCCGAGCGCCTGTTCGGGTGGAGCGCCGACGAGGCGATCGGCCAGACGCTCGCGCAGACCATCATCCCCCCGCGCTTTCGCGAGGGGCACCAGCGGGGCATCGACCACTACCTGGCGACGGGTGAGGGGCCCATCCTCAACCGGCGCATCGAGATTTCCGCCATCCGCCGCGACGGGACGGAGTTTCCCGTGGAGCTCACGGTGGCGCCGGCGCGCTCCGGCAGCCGCGTGCTCTTCAACGCCTTCATCCGCGACCTCACCGAGCAGAAGGCGGCCGAGCGCCGGCTGGCGGCCGAGCACGCCGTCACCCGCGTGGTGGCCGAGTCGCACACGCTGCACGAGGCCGCGCCCCGGCTGCTGCAGGTGATCGGCGAGTCGCTGCATTGGCCGGTCGGCGTGTTCTGGGTGATGGACACCGGCGGCGAGCAGCTCTGCTACGCGGGACGCTGGATGGCCCCCGACGCGCCCGATCCGGGCCAGGCCGTTGCCGACCCCGCCCTCACCTTTCGCCCCGGGCAGGGGCTTCCCGGCCGCGTGTGGGAGGTGGGCGAGCCGGCCTGGGTGTCGGACGTCACCCGCGACGCGAACTTTCCCCGCGCGGCCAAAGCGGCCGCGGCGGGGCTGCACGGCGCGTTCGCGTTCCCCATCCGCGCCGCCGACGAGCTGATGGGGGTCATCGAGTTCTTCCACCAGTCGGTGCTGGCCCCCGATCCCGCCCTGCTCGAGGCGGTGGACGCCATCGGCCGTGACATCGGGCAGTCCATCAAGCGCGTCCGCGCCGAGGAGGCCCGCGACGCGGCGGTGCACGAGCTTGCCGAGGCCAACCAGCGGCTGGCCGCCCGCACCGACGAGGCCGAGTCCGCCAACCGCG
This region of Longimicrobium sp. genomic DNA includes:
- a CDS encoding PAS domain S-box protein; amino-acid sequence: MRIGWKGAFVDEPGSFLNPGEAVHGVLALELPDAAAALLALLIAAVGAAVTWWLVRRGRAGAEQARLYVQAESARRDLEQLAEQLQDQASHLQEQTAELEVLNEELATSEARLRSTIDSSLDAIVMTDDASVIMEWNDHAERLFGWSADEAIGQTLAQTIIPPRFREGHQRGIDHYLATGEGPILNRRIEISAIRRDGTEFPVELTVAPARSGSRVLFNAFIRDLTEQKAAERRLAAEHAVTRVVAESHTLHEAAPRLLQVIGESLHWPVGVFWVMDTGGEQLCYAGRWMAPDAPDPGQAVADPALTFRPGQGLPGRVWEVGEPAWVSDVTRDANFPRAAKAAAAGLHGAFAFPIRAADELMGVIEFFHQSVLAPDPALLEAVDAIGRDIGQSIKRVRAEEARDAAVHELAEANQRLAARTDEAESANRAKTEFLANMSHELRTPIHAIIGYSELLEMGITGPITPAQRAQLGRVRASSQHLLGLIEEILDLSKIEAGRFRVERVAAPVVETVDAAVALVTPQAAEKGLHLALDCDPGADTWFLGDPDRVRQIVVNLLSNAVKFTEGGGRASIHCNVADAPGDGARLAGPGPWVRIQVEDTGMGIAPDQVEAIFQPFVQADMGRTRTHGGTGLGLTISRQLARLMEGDLTVRTAPGQGSCFTLWLPAAAA